A window of the Spirochaetaceae bacterium genome harbors these coding sequences:
- a CDS encoding ABC transporter permease codes for MRTYMIRRLLLMIPTVFVVTFIVFVLMRLVPGDVVDIMVSQFAIEGGGDVEATREALMRELGMDVSLIHQYGRWLGIVAQADGEFRGVFQGDLGDSLWRPNSVLEEIGRRWPVTVELSIIGLLVGQCFAFPIATYSAIRQDSFGDYVVRSFSILFISIPAFWLATLVIVFPAVWWGFMPPLMYVPLHKDVGRNLAMFIIPGIVLGLSMSGGSMRFHRTMMLEVLRRDYIRTAWSKGLKEKVVIIRHALKNALIPVVTYVGLWMPILVGGTVIIETIFGLPGMGELIVEATRLRDYPVVSGTLIIFGCGMVLINLVVDLTYGFLNPQIHYQ; via the coding sequence GTGCGCACGTACATGATCAGGCGGTTGCTGCTCATGATTCCCACGGTGTTCGTGGTCACGTTCATCGTGTTCGTGCTGATGCGCCTGGTGCCCGGCGACGTGGTGGACATCATGGTGAGCCAATTCGCCATCGAGGGCGGCGGCGACGTCGAGGCGACGCGCGAAGCGCTGATGCGTGAGCTGGGCATGGACGTGTCGCTCATTCACCAGTACGGGCGCTGGCTCGGCATCGTGGCGCAGGCGGACGGCGAGTTCCGCGGTGTGTTTCAGGGCGACCTCGGCGACAGCCTGTGGCGCCCCAACAGCGTACTGGAGGAGATCGGCCGCAGGTGGCCGGTGACCGTCGAGCTGAGCATTATCGGGCTGCTCGTGGGGCAATGCTTTGCGTTCCCGATCGCCACCTACTCGGCGATCCGGCAGGACAGCTTCGGCGACTACGTGGTGCGCAGCTTCTCGATCCTGTTCATCTCCATTCCCGCCTTCTGGCTGGCCACGCTGGTGATCGTGTTCCCGGCGGTGTGGTGGGGTTTCATGCCCCCTCTGATGTACGTGCCGCTGCACAAGGACGTGGGCCGCAACCTCGCCATGTTCATCATTCCCGGCATCGTGCTCGGCCTGTCGATGTCCGGCGGCAGCATGCGCTTTCACCGCACCATGATGCTGGAGGTGTTGCGCCGGGACTACATCCGCACGGCATGGTCCAAGGGGCTCAAGGAGAAGGTGGTGATCATCCGCCACGCGCTCAAGAACGCGCTCATCCCGGTGGTCACCTACGTCGGCCTGTGGATGCCGATCCTGGTGGGCGGCACGGTGATCATCGAGACCATCTTCGGCCTGCCCGGCATGGGTGAGCTGATCGTGGAGGCGACCCGGCTCCGGGACTATCCGGTGGTCAGCGGCACCCTGATCATCTTCGGTTGCGGCATGGTATTGATCAACCTGGTGGTCGATCTGACCTACGGATTTCTCAATCCGCAGATCCACTATCAATAA